TTGTTTTTTTATGTTCATCGTTTTTATCCCTGCAGCGAATTTGATCTCTAGAAATCCTAAAAAGGTTCATAACAAGTTTACATCAGGGGTAGAGGCTTTTGTTTCCTACTTAAAAGAAAATGTCGTGGATGCTTCCCTTGACCATCACGGCCATTCTTATTACCACTATATCTTCTCTTTGTTTTTCTTTATTCTTTTCTGTAACCTTTTTGGTCTCGTTCCATCCGTGGGTGAACTCACAGTAGCTGCTTCTGACGCACTCGTGGCTGTTGGACTTTTCGAACACACCCCACACTCTCTTCACACCTTCGGAGAGATTTGGTCAGGAATCACTCCAACAGGTGACATCAGTGTCACTCTTTCTCTTGCATCCATTACATTACTGACAATCTACGGAACCGCTTTCTCTTACCAAGGAATCTCCTTCGTAGCACACGCGGTTCCTAAGGGAGTGCCACTTCCACTCTGGCCACTCATGTGGGTTTTAGAGTTTATCGTAACACATATTGCGCGTTCATTCGCGTTAACAATGAGGTTACTTGCCAACATGACAGCAGGACACGTTATGATCCTTG
This genomic stretch from Leptospira brenneri harbors:
- the atpB gene encoding F0F1 ATP synthase subunit A — encoded protein: MYLRAISVENKSKYRFFLSFLLVFSLSFTNVFANDSEGHGSEEGFDFSEVMAHHLGDAPIFPLNFGGTVVTEGQPGFDAENHDVFVNHDGVKYHYVGGLDLHITKRVTMMWIACFFMFIVFIPAANLISRNPKKVHNKFTSGVEAFVSYLKENVVDASLDHHGHSYYHYIFSLFFFILFCNLFGLVPSVGELTVAASDALVAVGLFEHTPHSLHTFGEIWSGITPTGDISVTLSLASITLLTIYGTAFSYQGISFVAHAVPKGVPLPLWPLMWVLEFIVTHIARSFALTMRLLANMTAGHVMILALLGFIFMSESWLIAPVSVLSSVLIYFLELLVAFLQAFIFSLLTTVFIGTVMHRH